From the genome of Staphylococcus haemolyticus, one region includes:
- the ebpS gene encoding elastin-binding protein EbpS: protein MNVSKNNFRDDFEKNRQSINSDDQFEDNTNEFDENSNESNDFDNQSDQQFPPRNAQRRQRRRNQATNKNRKFDNQNSDSNANGSLDDRHDEDSFNELQHNQQENHLDNEPIHKDDKRSSEKDFNNDASRRNNRHEASNRKHDKDYDNGSLNDDDRHRRNHEEGIDERQDNRNHKDQQNKKSRHGKDAAIAGGAGVAGAAGAKAAKDKRKKDEHHDSKYNEHKDDRDLNNDNQFDQNRKHDKDLHDDHRDAKDNHSKEEPKKGNKGKKAAVGAGAAGAAGAAGVAGVAAAKHKKDHKNNNHKDNHSHNRDHQDDHRNHKHEDGNDGFQAHNGKKKRGLAGILLPLIALLLILAALAIFIGMYLNNDKKDSNQADNKTEQTANKDNNKDSKDKASNDSDKDKASSDKDKDKATNDDDSNDKATTDNDSSSNSNDDNSSSSDNSTSSNSSDNSSSSDNNGNNSNSDNNNGNSQATSNNSSQSNSNNNQSNSSNSGQQTHVVSGNENLYRIAIQYYGEGTVENVNKLKQANGLSSNNISNGQKLKIPQ, encoded by the coding sequence ATGAACGTGTCTAAAAATAATTTTAGAGATGATTTCGAAAAAAATCGTCAGTCTATTAATTCTGATGATCAATTCGAAGATAATACAAACGAGTTTGATGAAAATTCAAATGAGTCCAATGATTTTGATAATCAATCAGACCAACAATTCCCACCTAGAAACGCACAAAGACGTCAAAGAAGACGTAACCAAGCTACTAATAAAAACAGAAAATTTGATAATCAAAATTCTGATTCAAATGCTAATGGTTCACTTGATGATCGACACGATGAAGACTCTTTCAATGAGTTACAACACAATCAACAAGAAAATCATTTAGATAACGAGCCAATACATAAGGATGATAAACGTTCTTCTGAAAAAGACTTTAATAATGATGCTTCACGTAGAAATAATCGTCATGAAGCATCAAATAGAAAACATGATAAAGACTATGATAATGGTAGTTTGAATGATGATGATCGTCATCGTCGTAATCATGAAGAAGGTATCGATGAGCGTCAAGATAATCGAAATCACAAAGATCAACAAAACAAAAAGTCTCGACATGGCAAAGACGCTGCAATAGCTGGAGGTGCCGGAGTCGCTGGAGCTGCTGGTGCTAAAGCTGCAAAAGACAAACGTAAAAAAGATGAACATCATGACTCAAAATACAACGAACATAAAGATGATCGTGATTTAAATAACGATAATCAATTTGATCAAAACAGAAAACATGATAAAGACCTTCATGACGACCATCGTGACGCTAAAGATAACCATTCTAAAGAAGAACCAAAAAAAGGTAATAAAGGTAAAAAAGCAGCAGTTGGTGCAGGTGCAGCTGGTGCGGCTGGTGCAGCTGGAGTAGCTGGGGTAGCAGCTGCAAAACATAAAAAAGACCATAAAAATAATAATCATAAAGATAATCATAGCCATAACAGAGATCATCAAGACGATCATAGAAATCATAAACATGAAGATGGTAATGATGGATTCCAAGCTCACAATGGTAAAAAGAAACGTGGTCTAGCTGGTATTTTACTTCCACTTATAGCTTTATTACTTATTCTAGCAGCACTTGCTATCTTTATTGGAATGTATTTAAACAACGATAAAAAAGATAGTAACCAAGCTGATAACAAAACAGAACAAACTGCTAACAAAGATAACAACAAAGATAGTAAAGACAAAGCTAGTAATGATAGCGACAAAGACAAAGCTAGCAGTGACAAAGATAAAGATAAAGCAACTAATGATGACGACTCAAATGACAAAGCTACAACAGACAATGATTCATCTAGTAATTCAAATGATGATAATAGTAGCTCTTCAGATAATAGTACTTCTTCAAATTCATCTGATAACAGTTCATCATCAGATAATAATGGTAATAACTCAAATAGTGACAATAACAATGGTAACTCTCAAGCTACTTCAAACAATAGCAGTCAAAGTAACAGCAATAATAATCAATCAAATAGCTCTAATTCAGGACAACAAACTCACGTAGTATCAGGTAATGAAAACTTATACCGTATCGCTATTCAATACTACGGAGAAGGTACTGTTGAAAATGTAAATAAACTTAAACAAGCTAATGGCTTATCAAGTAATAACATTTCTAATGGTCAAAAATTAAAAATCCCACAATAA
- the ypdA gene encoding bacillithiol disulfide reductase YpdA, with protein MQSIESIIIGGGPCGLSAAIEQKRKGIDTLVIEKGNVVDAIYKYPTHQTFFSSSDKLSIGDIPFIVEESKPRRNQALVYYREVVKHHQLNVRAFEEVLTVKKIDNKFTITTTKDVYECKFLTVATGYYGQHNKLEVKGAELPKVQHYFKEAHPFFNLDVTVIGGKNSAVDAALELEKAGANVTVLYRGDRYSAAIKPWILPNFESLVNHEKITMEFNANVTEITENSVIYEKNGKVTEIPNDHVFAMIGYHPDYDFLESIGIEINTNEYGTAPVHNKETFETNVENCYIAGVIAAGNDNNAIFIENGKYHGGIITQSILSKKQTPLES; from the coding sequence ATGCAAAGCATAGAAAGTATTATTATCGGCGGAGGCCCATGCGGTTTAAGTGCTGCTATTGAACAAAAAAGAAAGGGTATTGATACATTAGTCATCGAAAAAGGGAATGTTGTAGATGCTATATATAAATATCCAACACACCAAACATTTTTCTCATCTAGTGATAAATTAAGTATCGGTGATATTCCTTTTATCGTCGAAGAAAGTAAACCTCGACGAAATCAAGCACTAGTATATTATAGAGAAGTTGTTAAACATCATCAGTTAAATGTTCGTGCATTTGAAGAAGTACTCACTGTTAAAAAAATTGACAATAAATTCACTATAACAACTACTAAAGATGTTTATGAGTGTAAATTTTTAACTGTTGCAACCGGTTATTATGGTCAACATAATAAGTTAGAGGTTAAAGGAGCAGAACTTCCTAAAGTACAACATTATTTTAAAGAAGCACACCCATTTTTTAATTTAGATGTTACTGTCATAGGTGGTAAAAATTCTGCTGTTGACGCTGCATTAGAATTAGAAAAAGCTGGTGCAAATGTAACTGTACTATACAGAGGTGATCGATATTCAGCTGCCATTAAACCATGGATATTGCCAAATTTTGAATCATTAGTCAATCATGAAAAAATCACTATGGAGTTCAATGCGAACGTTACTGAAATAACAGAGAATAGCGTGATTTATGAAAAGAACGGTAAAGTTACAGAGATACCTAATGATCATGTATTTGCAATGATAGGGTATCACCCTGATTACGACTTCTTAGAATCTATTGGAATTGAAATTAATACAAATGAATATGGAACTGCTCCAGTTCATAACAAAGAAACTTTTGAGACAAATGTTGAGAATTGCTATATTGCTGGCGTAATTGCTGCAGGTAATGATAATAATGCAATCTTTATTGAAAATGGTAAATATCATGGCGGAATTATTACTCAAAGTATTTTAAGCAAAAAGCAAACACCACTTGAAAGTTAA